Below is a window of Drosophila miranda strain MSH22 chromosome 3, D.miranda_PacBio2.1, whole genome shotgun sequence DNA.
ACCGAGCCCCATCTCGCGGAGAAGTTTTCGGAAAATGTGTGAGTCGTGCGGGCAACATCAATGGCTGCTCGTGGTGGTAAAAGGAAAAGCACTAAGGAAACTGTGCCATCGAGCCAAGTGAATTGGCACACTTCCCATTGGGATGAGTGTTATATAAAGATCCATTAGCTAGTGCGTGCCTGTGCGGACAGGTGACCCCAAAACTCGTATCTCGTTCTCATATCAAGGACACACATCCACAACTCTTTCCCCGTAAAAGCTCTCGGCCGTGAGTCATCCGCGAGACAagcccatacccatacccatacccatacccatacccatacccatacccatacccatacccataacCAGAGACGACACCGAGTAAAagtggagcagcagcagtaatAAGAAATCTAAGTAGAAGAAAGAGCAGAAGACACGGCCAGAAGAGCCGCAGCTACATAAAAGTGAATAAGAAACTGTCATGCTTTCGTTGGCACCCATCCGGAGCTCATGCCAATGGAGATTTAACAGTCCACAAATTGTGTTAAGTGCCTTAACACCCACCAGTAATCATATCTACTCCAAATAGTGAACAGTGAATAGTGACAATGAATCTGCTGGTGTGGCTCCTAGTGCTGCTCCTGCTATCCGGCCACCTCAGCCACGGCCAGGCTAGTGAGTAAGTGCAAGAGTCCCCCAAACTGCCTATTGATGCTGGTCTCCTTCAGATATCCTCAACACGTTGCTGGGCGTGCCCGCGGAGTGTGTGCACCAGAGCGGTATATGGCCCTGTAAGTTGAGCTTCTCCTGCTGGCTGCAGGGCGGCAAGCATGCCAAGGGCTGTGGCAGCAACAAGTGGCTCTTCAGCTGCTGCATCGCCGCCGACCCCCAGCATCCGCATCTATCCCAGTCGCAGCTGCCGCATCCGCACCCGTCGTCTTTGGCGAATCTCATCGATTATGGCCAGCTCAAGATGAGTCTGCAGAGTCTGCCCAAGCGCATCATGTTGCGGCGTCGCGACGACAATGAGCTGCTCAACGTTCAGGTAAGATTTGTGGCTGCCACAGTGACGATTGAGCCTCCTCCAATCCATTACAGCCCGAGTGTGGGGTGCCACGAACTGCTCAGAACACGCTACAGAAGCGTATCATCGGAGGCCGGCCGGCACAGTTCGCCGAGTATCCGTGGCAGGCGCACATCCGCATAGCCGAGTACCAGTGCGGCGGGGTGCTAATCTCGGCCAACATGGTGGCCACGGCTGCTCATTGCATACAGCAGGCGCAGCTGCCGGATATCACCGTGTATCTGGGAGAACTGGATACCCAGGATCTGGGCCACATAAACGAGCCGTTGCCAGTGCAGAAGCACAGCGTAGTGCAAAAGATCATCCATCCGCGCTTTAACTTTCGCATGACGCAGCCAGACCGCTACGATCTGGCTTTGCTGAAGCTGGCCCACCCCACGGCCTTCAGCGAGCACATCCTGCCCATTTGCCTGCCCCATTATCCCATCCGGTTGATCGGACGCAAGGGCCTCATCGCCGGCTGGGGTAAGACCGAGGCACATTTGGGGCATGCGGGCACCAACATGCTGCAGGTGGCCAGCGTCCCGATCATTAGTGAGTAGCTCTTCAGATCTTCAGAATTCCTGACTCCACTCATCATCATCAATATCTGCCATTTGCCATCATATCAGCCACCTTCGACTGCATTCGCTGGCACGAGAGCAAGCAAATAAATGTGGAAATCAAGGCGGAAATGTTCTGTGCCGGACACTCGGATGGCCACATGGATGCGTGTCTGGGTGAGTGAGTGGGGCAAGCAGAACAAGCAAGATATTCAAGTTCGTGGTCCTTCACAGGCGATTCCGGAGGTCCGCTGGTGATCAAGGATCGCGGACGATTTGTACTCGTCGGCATCACTAGCGCCGGCTTCGGCTGTGGCGTCGATCACCAGCCAGGTGCGAGCATTCCACAATAACTTACGATATGATTGGAAAACTAATTGATTGTTCTGTTTTAGGCATATACCACAATGTTCAGAAGACTGTGAGGTGGATACAGGATGTGGTGACACGCAACGAATTGTAGCGAAAGCGCCAGGACTTAGCCCGCGACAAATCTCATTAGTTTATGGCTCGTAGCATTAGGCAGTGGATATGTGCAATCCAAATATGCCAAACCACATAAGAGACACATTTATTTAGTagatttaataaatatttttatgtACACTATTTACTATGTAGACTCCTTTCTTCCAATTATGGAACCCACAGCGATGCCTATGCGGGCTTAAGCCGAGCACTTGGGACTCTTTTATAGTGCTGCTCTTCTTCTCCCTCTCTACTGAGACGAAACCCTCTTTATAGAACAAACGTTGGCTGTGGTTCCCAAAAAGAAATACAGTTGGTTTCAAACAAATTTGATGCACATTATGAGTACAGTTGAGTATGTATTTAGTAATTAGCGATATCAATATGTATTTCATTGTTTGGTTCAACAACAATACTCGGAAAAACATTTGGTGTGGCGTAACATTTTTGGGAGATTTGCCATAGATTTCACTACGATAAATTGTTGTATAAATAGTTTAACATTTAATATAACTGGTGGGGGCGTAGATTAACCAACAATTTACGATAACATACGATTGGCGCCCATTAATAGACGGTGCTGTGTAGACCCATGCGAGCAGCTGCAATGTAGAATCAACGGTTAAGGGATGCACACACTCGTATATGTACTTTTCTGAACTTTGATGAAATGATTGACATTCAATAATCAAATTCGACAGACTCAAAATAGTTGTGTGTGTAATAGTAGGAAGCGAATCATAAATGAGTAggaaatataaataaattatgTATTTAAAATGAATACTTTCGTATGCTATGCGGGCGCTGTCATGGGACCATTTGTGTGGAGGCCTTTAGAGAGTGGCCTAGACCCAAACATCGATCTGATCGTCGCGACCAGCAGTAGCAGAGATGACAAAAACGGATCAAATGTATTTAAAACTTAGGCCATAGCTTGTTGCGTTTGTAAACTAAAAACAATCATTGAGATAGATTCGAAGGATAGAATAATAGATGGTGCTTTAGCAAGTTACACTGGGCAATGCAAAAAAATCAAACGGGGATGGGCAGCTTCATCATCGTGAGTTCGTCTAGGCAACGGCATCGGTGGCGCATTCCTCCTCGACGGTGATGTACATACCCTCCTCCTCGTAGGCAGAGTCGTGCTTGGCAAGGATTCTCAGAAGCGGACGCAGGCGCAGCCACCATTGCTTCTTTGGTATGCGTTGACTGGCGGAGAAAATTTCGAGAAATTACGCATGAAACAAGTTCCAACATCTGGGGATACTCACTCAAAGTTTGTCTCTCCAATGAGATCGACCAGTGGAGTGAAGCGGTATTGACGCGACACAATGCCCAGCAAAGTGGCGGTGTCAGGAGCCTTGCAGGTGATCTCGCCGTTGGCATTGATGTTCGTCTTGATCTGCTCAGCCAACCAGTCGACGCACTTGGCCGCCATCTTCGTGCCCATGTTGCGGTCGAAGGGTGTGGGCGATCCTCCCTGCTGCATGTGGCCGAGGATGTTCATACGGCAGGTGAAGAGACCCTTGCCTTCCTCCGAGTACAGGCGATAGATGAAGTCTGTGCTATAGTTCTCGCAAGCCTTCTCGTTGCGCAGGATCAGACCTCGAGAAACGCCCTCGGCCATTTTGCTGGCCATGTGGTAGACATCCTGCTGGAGGTCCTTGATGGAGAACTTCTCCTCGTAAATGTACGCGGCATCCGCACCACCGGCCAGACCAGCCAGCGTAGCCAAATAGCCGCAATATCCGCCCATTGTCTCGATAACGAACACACGACGCTTCGTACCCTGGGCCGACTGACGGATACGGTCGCAGATCTCCGTGATTTCATTCAGACCCGTGTCGCAGCCGAGCGAGAACTCTGTGCCGGGCACATTGTTTGAAATCGTCGCGGGTACGACCACGATCGGGATGCAGAACTGTGGATAGTTATCGCGCTGATCGGCGATCTGTCCGGCGGCATGGTAACTCTCGAATCCACCGATGATGAGGAGACCCTGGATCTTGAATTCCTTCAAACGAGCAGCAATCTCTTTGAACTTTCCCTCGGGCAGGGTGCGTTTGGTGCCCAGATAGGCGCCGCCCTGGCCCACCCATCCACTCACATCCGACCTGGAGAGGAGATCGGTTATGCACTCCGCTCAACTCTGTATAGTATCACGTGCAGACTCACCATCCCAATTCACGTACATTGCCAGCAATGAGACCCTCGACACCGTCGTTGATGCCATAGACAACGTCGCCACGATAGATGGCATTGCGCACGAAACTGCGCACGGCCGCGTTCATGCCACAAGAGGGGGCACCAATGTGCATGACCGCTAGCCTGTACCCCTCGATGCCCTTGCCTTCGGCATCGAAGCACTCCTTTGGTGGCTTCAAGCGGGTCAACATCTTGTATGTCTCCAGGTTGCGCTCGAAGGAGCGCCCACGCAGCTTGACGGCATCCGCCCAGCGTTTCTCCTTCATGGCCTTGGCCACTGCCTGAGTGCGCTCCACACACTCCATCAACGGCACACGCACGGCCTGATTGCCATCCAAAGAGATGACCACAGGCACAGAATCCTTAGTGGCCTCCATCAGAGCCAAAGTCGCCTCGGCACCCATGCGGCATGCCTGAAATTGGATCAGATCATGTTAGGGAATGCTTAAGATGGAATGCTCATTCAGATACGAACCAAAATACGATCGAAGGCGCTGGGATTGCCGCCGCGCTGGACATGACCGAGGACCGTGATGCGTGCATCGTGCTTCAAGCGTTCATCGATCACCTTCTTAACATCCTCAGCGGTGATTGGATTTCCCTCACGGTCCATAGCCCCCTCAGCCACGATGACAATGTTCAAACGCTGGCCAGCCGATCGTTCCTGTTTAAAAATCACTATGTATCAGTATTCTATTCATAGAGATAAAGAGGCGTGTTGTGCGCTTAATGTATTTACACATTGATGTACGATTTACATATACCGCAATTTTTTACTTCAAGCTGATGAATACAGTGCGTTTTAAAACTTTTTTTAAGGTTTAAACTAAAGTattcaataattttggatttatTTATGACTTGCATTGATCTAAAAGATTTTATGAAACGCACTACAACAGCTCATATTGTATGTATATGGAgttttgtataaaaagcacaaGCATAAGCCACTAAAACCAGTGAAAAGTAGACGATAGACATAAGTAGACGATGATTTAGAGTTCGAAATGAGGATGAGTGTTAGTGGAGCCGGGAACGTTAATAGAAACACACAATGAAACATGAAAATAATACAGGAGAGACCAAAGAACCCAATACAATTGAATATACACAAGTTGAAGCTATGGCTTCAAATTAAATTCCAAAAACGAAGTGTTAGAAAGATTTTGGGAGATTCCAACTTAAGACTTTTATAGAGTAAACGCTAAAAAAAACGAATGAAGGTAGGAGGAGGGCAATCAGCCTGACCTGATGGAGTTTGATACTGAGATCGTCCTGCCACGTGACATCCACTGGTTCTTCGGGTATAAACATAAAATCAGCCTCTGTGGCTATAGCCGCGGATATGGCTAAGTAACTAAAAACGAAAAGAttaaacacacaaaaaaagaaaaaggaaaatgTTGACAAACGTTGCTGTGAATCGATGAGGGGTGTAGTGGATAAACTTAAGATTATTTACAATGTGATACAGCAGGCGATACGGGATAGGGACAAACGCATACGTTAATTGTGCATAAATCAGAATAATCCAATAGATCAGACCATACCATACAATATATATGGAAAATATCGAGTGTGCAGGAGTTAAAATGGAGcgtaaaataataaaatgtcTAACTCCTTCGCGTGTGTCTTTATAACTCACTACTATACTAGTAGGTTTTTGTATCTAGCGAGTGTGCAGGAGATCAAAGAAAGCGAGTGGAAATTATTGTAGTTCAACTTCTTGCCTGGGCCAATTGAGTGCACAGCCTATCTGGCCAATCGACTTTCGGGGGCATTTCCGGAATGAATATGAAATCAGCTTCACTAGACAATCCAGCAACAAGTGCTAAATAACtgcaaatatatatatatatatatgtatacaattTAGAAAATGTACGTATTAATCATAAAAGGAATTTGGAGATGGGCTGGATCGGATAGGTGGGTTGACGAGTAGTATCCACAGAAAGATCGAGTGATACGAGTATCTTGGAAGGCATTCAATGATGACAGAAATACAGAAATGTGCGAAATGAATGACTGCAACATTCAACAGATCTCTGTTTCCGCTTGCCTGTTCCAACTTAAGCACTAATTTATCGGGCCAATCGGTGGGCGGGGGATATTCAGGGAGAAAGACATAGTCTGCCTCGGATATAACGCCAGCCACCACTGATAAATATCTAGATATTCCAGGATTGACATTAGGAGATATGAATCATCGCGTTGTCCCCAATTAATCACCGCCCCTCTATCTGGAAGAACCCCTAAATTACCGGACCCCTTCTTACCCGCAATGACGACCCATAACCTCCATAATGAAGGTGCGTTGATGTGAGTAGGCCGTGCTTGAAATGGCGTCAATAGCCTCTATGATGCGATGCAGTGCAGAGTCCGTACCAATGGTCATGTCCGTGCCACAGAAATCGTTATCAATAGAGCCGACCTGGAAAAAATCATTTGAATCGTTAGCTAATCATTTCAATTCAGAGTAGATTTCTCCTTCCATACCAATCCCACGATGTGCAACACACTGTTCTTCTCCTGCTGGGAGGCAGTGATGCTGCCATTCTTCACCAGCTCATCCAACAGGCTGGACCACTCCTGACGGAACAGATTAGCGCCGGTAAGGGAGCCGTCACCGCCAATTATCACCAGGTTGGTGATTCCCTTCTGCACCAGGTTGTTGGCGGCCTTGAGGCGGCCAGCACGTTCACGGAAATCCGCACAGCGGGCGGAGCCAATAATAGTGCCGCCGCGATGGATGATGGAGGACACCGAGGCCCAGTTGGCCTCCTGAATATTGTCACCGCCATCTACCATGCCCTGGTAGCCTTCGCGGATGAAGTAGGCCTGTGGATTGAATTATATAGTATATCAACTTTTATCGCGAAGTACCGAGTATCTGTTCTAAGTTATTGCCTAATAAATCGTTGGTTTTCCATAGCTATCATTGCCAAAATAATGACAGACTTCGCTGCGAAGACATAGAGTGGTCCAGGCAATCAGACCATCAAATTTCACTTTCATTGACCCAAAACTATTAAAATGGCCATCAAAATTTATTCTAATCAATTTCAATTACGCACAATTGaaaaaatatttgcatattttttGGAGCAAAAACTTCGAATTGAAACGAACCAATTGGTCAGATGGAAGATATTTAATCGAAATttagaaaacaacaaaaaagtgAAACAGAAATTAGCCGAAAAAATCGCATGTGAAAGCACCCAAAATAAACTCAATGTCAATGCGCACAGACACATCtgcacacatacacagacaGCACACAAGTGTGTTACATACACTGCTTAAAAAATTTCTTTGTTAGCCTGATAAAGATTATCTAACGGCTAATCCATTAACTAAGTTCAATGCCTGCGATAAGAATGGTGCACATTGATAATTCGAAGCATTTTACGTAAATTACAGATCGAATTGTTGTTACAGTTGGGGGTGTTGGAGCTTGGGTGTTGGGTGGTGGGTGGTAAAAGTACTTGGCAGAGGTCACTACTCACCTTGCATCCCAAATAGATGGCCATACGCACACATGCACGCACAGCGGCATTCATGCCCTGGGAGTCCCCCCCGCTGGTGAAGACAGCCAGCCCCTTGTCCTTCTGCGAGCCGCGGGCCAGAAAACGTTGATTAATTTCGGAGTTCATGGCGGATTTtctttgaattaattctttgaTCAAGTTTTAATTGTGACTGTTAACGTCTTTCTTCGCTACCGGTAGGCGcgtacacacacagacacacacacactggccCCGAAAACACCCACTGGGAGGGAGATTAGGAGATTGTTATTTTATACACCCTAGAAAGTCCTTTCCTTTTCTCCAATCAGTCCAAAGGCGCAGGAGGGGCGGTGGGGATAAATATTATATCCAAAGAGTTATTAATAAAATAAGTATTCCCCGGTTCCGTTCCGTGCTCTTTATCAGCGAAATTAAACTAACGATGTTTTGCAAAACATCGATACATCACTCAACATCGGTAGCAGCAAAAACATCGGAAAACATCAGTAAACATCGGCAGAAAAACATCGATGCTCGATGCATCGACGGAATTtgttaatatttttttatattttttggaATGGGAAGCGATTGCAAAAAGTTAATTTAAAGCTAAGTTTGATCTGgaatatacacacacacatacataaaAAAGCTGAAACATGCTTTCTAAGgtaaatgtatgtatgtatgtatgctgtATGTACAGGTTCGATGATAgtcataaatatgtatgtacgtacgtacataaaaaaaaatctcTTAATTCGTTTTTGTTATCTTCGATAGgttttgttttcatttttttactttacatttaaaaaaaaatgtacatTTTACGTCATTTTGCGACATGACCTTCACTTTAACCCCACGTTTCCACACGCCAAGTGACCTTAGAATAACCTTGCGTCTACACACGTGACCTTAAAATGACCTTGCGTCTAGACACGTTTtttaaatttgatttttttttgacACAGGTTCTTTTTTTTACAAATCCGGAATAATTCCGTAAAACAGGCCCACAGCTTCGCcgttataaatattttattttattttttaaaaacCAGCtgattttttttgattttatttttgtttacaAAAATTTTTCCAAAATTACAATGTCAAATGAAAAACAAGACTCAGAGTTGCCACGTCGCGGTGGTTTTTCTGACAGGGTGGTACCACTGTGAAACTAGTGGAACTAGTTCGTTGCTAATgtgtttaattttatttcttattttaaatcaaatcaaatatcGAAGCGCGACTGATAAGTCTGATGAAATGTGGGCGTTGTTTGGGTTTACACGGCACTGACTCAAAGATAAGATAAGGTTTATCTCTGCGGATGGTGGGGCGATCACCTTAATGATTTTTCTCGAGTTGTAATGAACGGAAAATAGCGCTCTGGACTCGTTTTGTTTACGTTCAACGCACAGGCAAGTGTGCGTGTGAAGAACAGCTGTTGCTGCTCAGCTGTGAGTAAAAGCTCTGAGCTTTCTCTTCTAGTGATGAACCACGGGGGCCAGCGGTGTATGCCGGCGGTTATCGTATCTTATTGATTTCTTTTGAAATCGTAACGGAACGTAAAAGCTAAAATGAATAATTCAACTTACATAGAGATTGCGGTTTCTGGGACCGTATTTGTAAACTTCCTTGATCCTTTCCAAGTGTAACTCCGGTGCTGCTTCTAGTTTCTCAGATgaaatatttagttttttggtCTCTCCGAGGACGCTTTTATTCATTTTCCCATCGACAGAATTCTGTAGGTTGATACTCACTATATCCATAACTGATTCAGTAAGAATATGTTGCCCGTCCATTTTACATATCTTTAATGCAGACGAACACGGAGTTTTCATTTGAATGGCACATGGGTTCTGATTTTGAACGTTGATTGGCATCGCCTCATGGTCCATCCCCCTGGCTCCACTCAGGATCGATATCACTTGAGATGGGCTTTCGCAAAAATAGCGGTAATACAATTCAGTATTGTGTTCCCGAAGAGCTATCAAAAACTCGTACTTCCTCTCAAAGCTTTTGGTCTTTTTCAAATATGTCTTGATATCAGTCAGATCCTTGTGGAAGCCATCGCCTTGGTCTTTACTACAGCTATGTATCCATCGACGGTAGGACGTTGCTTGGCTCAACTAGATAAAACGTTATCAATACGATAATCttactaaaaaaaaaagtggGTGGTTCTCACCTTGAACCTTTGGTGAAGTGTTTGGCCCATCCGATTTTCGGAAATCTTGGATAAATTTAAATAGCAAGGATGAGGCTTTGGTATCCGCTCATTGCAGCCACAAATACTGCAAACGGATATCGATACCCATTATATTGTTAGAGAAGACTTGATTTGCAATCATACCTTTTTTGGAATTTAGCTAATACTCGAAATTTGTTTAAATGCATGCCACCAATTCAGCTAACGATTATATTTCAAAAGCATACATCGATCTGCATAGATAATTCTTAGAATATGGCGCGTTTTATTCACTTATTACTTTTTTATATGTTTTTCTTTAGGCATTGTACCAGAaaagtttaatttttgttgttgtattttACGAGTTTATGTATTGTTTGACACTTAATGTAGATGAGCTCTAGATGGGGATTGAAATTACATGGTACGAGTATATCAGACTGTTTGTTTATCGGTGTTTTATCACCTTTCGCTTAAGATCGCTCCCACATTATTCCAAATGAAAACAAAGAGTCTGTTtagttggtttttttttatgatttatttatttaattttttttgttttttttttgttggtaaTTAAGAAACTGTAATTTCAATAAACTTAAACTTTCCACTCATACATCAATCTTTGCCTCTATTATATGCATACAATTTACGTCTACACCTGGTTTTCCGTCTGGTTGTCATTTACTCTCTTTTACTCTGTTGTTTTTGTCGTTTGTttcatttatgtatgtattgcAGTtacattatattattattttcttgTAATTCGACTTATTAGCGTTGCGGCAAAAaagtgtttgtttttttttatcatgttttaaatatatattttttatgcCTCACATTCATAATATAGCGATAAATTCAATTGCGAAAATATACATTTACTTTTAtcatacacacacatgtatATGCAGttgcacatatgtatatggaaatatatacatacacacaagTATATAATGCTCAGTATGTTTACCATTCTGTTCTTGTTGTTTTGGACAAtaagatatatatatttatatatagtatatttttgcattttaaatttttctttCGTTTTAATACACATGCAATGTTTTCTTTTATGGAAATTAAAAATTTGAATAGATTTCGTTTACAATATTTATGTATTTTGATTTGTATTTGGTTTTTAGTTCATTTTGTTCAAATATTTCCATTGTTAATGTGTAGCCTGCGTTCGCCAAAAGTTAGTAACCTTTCGAAAGCTTGGAAGTCGAAAATTGCTAGTAAAATTAATAAAACCGAAAATCGAGAAAGAATTCTTTGATATTAGGAACAATTGATGGCTGTTTTCTTATAAAAAAGAGTTAAAGTAGTTTGGGATAGTCCCATAGAAGCCCTAAAAAGAGTATAAACCCTTGTGCAACCCTTGCGCACAATAAAACTCGTGCCTAAAGCCATGTTGCACAGTGTGAAAATTATAATGACTTCGTTCGCATTCTagttgttttttaattttcattttttagcTGGCCGAATAATTGGATATCCCTTCATTCGCAAGTTTTCTCTACAGAGAGttggatatatgtatgtatgcatgtattaTATGAGTTTTATGCTTTTCAC
It encodes the following:
- the LOC108159488 gene encoding ATP-dependent 6-phosphofructokinase isoform X6, which translates into the protein MNSEINQRFLARGSQKDKGLAVFTSGGDSQGMNAAVRACVRMAIYLGCKAYFIREGYQGMVDGGDNIQEANWASVSSIIHRGGTIIGSARCADFRERAGRLKAANNLVQKGITNLVIIGGDGSLTGANLFRQEWSSLLDELVKNGSITASQQEKNSVLHIVGLVGSIDNDFCGTDMTIGTDSALHRIIEAIDAISSTAYSHQRTFIMEVMGRHCGYLAISAAIATEADFMFIPEEPVDVTWQDDLSIKLHQERSAGQRLNIVIVAEGAMDREGNPITAEDVKKVIDERLKHDARITVLGHVQRGGNPSAFDRILACRMGAEATLALMEATKDSVPVVISLDGNQAVRVPLMECVERTQAVAKAMKEKRWADAVKLRGRSFERNLETYKMLTRLKPPKECFDAEGKGIEGYRLAVMHIGAPSCGMNAAVRSFVRNAIYRGDVVYGINDGVEGLIAGNVRELGWSDVSGWVGQGGAYLGTKRTLPEGKFKEIAARLKEFKIQGLLIIGGFESYHAAGQIADQRDNYPQFCIPIVVVPATISNNVPGTEFSLGCDTGLNEITEICDRIRQSAQGTKRRVFVIETMGGYCGYLATLAGLAGGADAAYIYEEKFSIKDLQQDVYHMASKMAEGVSRGLILRNEKACENYSTDFIYRLYSEEGKGLFTCRMNILGHMQQGGSPTPFDRNMGTKMAAKCVDWLAEQIKTNINANGEITCKAPDTATLLGIVSRQYRFTPLVDLIGETNFDQRIPKKQWWLRLRPLLRILAKHDSAYEEEGMYITVEEECATDAVA
- the LOC108159488 gene encoding ATP-dependent 6-phosphofructokinase isoform X4; this encodes MHLNKFRVLAKFQKSICGCNERIPKPHPCYLNLSKISENRMGQTLHQRFKLSQATSYRRWIHSCSKDQGDGFHKDLTDIKTYLKKTKSFERKYEFLIALREHNTELYYRYFCESPSQVISILSGARGMDHEAMPINVQNQNPCAIQMKTPCSSALKICKMDGQHILTESVMDIVSINLQNSVDGKMNKSVLGETKKLNISSEKLEAAPELHLERIKEVYKYGPRNRNLYKDKGLAVFTSGGDSQGMNAAVRACVRMAIYLGCKAYFIREGYQGMVDGGDNIQEANWASVSSIIHRGGTIIGSARCADFRERAGRLKAANNLVQKGITNLVIIGGDGSLTGANLFRQEWSSLLDELVKNGSITASQQEKNSVLHIVGLVGSIDNDFCGTDMTIGTDSALHRIIEAIDAISSTAYSHQRTFIMEVMGRHCGYLSVVAGVISEADYVFLPEYPPPTDWPDKLVLKLEQERSAGQRLNIVIVAEGAMDREGNPITAEDVKKVIDERLKHDARITVLGHVQRGGNPSAFDRILACRMGAEATLALMEATKDSVPVVISLDGNQAVRVPLMECVERTQAVAKAMKEKRWADAVKLRGRSFERNLETYKMLTRLKPPKECFDAEGKGIEGYRLAVMHIGAPSCGMNAAVRSFVRNAIYRGDVVYGINDGVEGLIAGNVRELGWSDVSGWVGQGGAYLGTKRTLPEGKFKEIAARLKEFKIQGLLIIGGFESYHAAGQIADQRDNYPQFCIPIVVVPATISNNVPGTEFSLGCDTGLNEITEICDRIRQSAQGTKRRVFVIETMGGYCGYLATLAGLAGGADAAYIYEEKFSIKDLQQDVYHMASKMAEGVSRGLILRNEKACENYSTDFIYRLYSEEGKGLFTCRMNILGHMQQGGSPTPFDRNMGTKMAAKCVDWLAEQIKTNINANGEITCKAPDTATLLGIVSRQYRFTPLVDLIGETNFDQRIPKKQWWLRLRPLLRILAKHDSAYEEEAARMGLHSTVY
- the LOC108159488 gene encoding ATP-dependent 6-phosphofructokinase isoform X3, which encodes MHLNKFRVLAKFQKSICGCNERIPKPHPCYLNLSKISENRMGQTLHQRFKLSQATSYRRWIHSCSKDQGDGFHKDLTDIKTYLKKTKSFERKYEFLIALREHNTELYYRYFCESPSQVISILSGARGMDHEAMPINVQNQNPCAIQMKTPCSSALKICKMDGQHILTESVMDIVSINLQNSVDGKMNKSVLGETKKLNISSEKLEAAPELHLERIKEVYKYGPRNRNLYKDKGLAVFTSGGDSQGMNAAVRACVRMAIYLGCKAYFIREGYQGMVDGGDNIQEANWASVSSIIHRGGTIIGSARCADFRERAGRLKAANNLVQKGITNLVIIGGDGSLTGANLFRQEWSSLLDELVKNGSITASQQEKNSVLHIVGLVGSIDNDFCGTDMTIGTDSALHRIIEAIDAISSTAYSHQRTFIMEVMGRHCGYLALVAGLSSEADFIFIPEMPPKVDWPDRLCTQLAQERSAGQRLNIVIVAEGAMDREGNPITAEDVKKVIDERLKHDARITVLGHVQRGGNPSAFDRILACRMGAEATLALMEATKDSVPVVISLDGNQAVRVPLMECVERTQAVAKAMKEKRWADAVKLRGRSFERNLETYKMLTRLKPPKECFDAEGKGIEGYRLAVMHIGAPSCGMNAAVRSFVRNAIYRGDVVYGINDGVEGLIAGNVRELGWSDVSGWVGQGGAYLGTKRTLPEGKFKEIAARLKEFKIQGLLIIGGFESYHAAGQIADQRDNYPQFCIPIVVVPATISNNVPGTEFSLGCDTGLNEITEICDRIRQSAQGTKRRVFVIETMGGYCGYLATLAGLAGGADAAYIYEEKFSIKDLQQDVYHMASKMAEGVSRGLILRNEKACENYSTDFIYRLYSEEGKGLFTCRMNILGHMQQGGSPTPFDRNMGTKMAAKCVDWLAEQIKTNINANGEITCKAPDTATLLGIVSRQYRFTPLVDLIGETNFDQRIPKKQWWLRLRPLLRILAKHDSAYEEEGMYITVEEECATDAVA
- the LOC108159488 gene encoding ATP-dependent 6-phosphofructokinase isoform X1, whose amino-acid sequence is MHLNKFRVLAKFQKSICGCNERIPKPHPCYLNLSKISENRMGQTLHQRFKLSQATSYRRWIHSCSKDQGDGFHKDLTDIKTYLKKTKSFERKYEFLIALREHNTELYYRYFCESPSQVISILSGARGMDHEAMPINVQNQNPCAIQMKTPCSSALKICKMDGQHILTESVMDIVSINLQNSVDGKMNKSVLGETKKLNISSEKLEAAPELHLERIKEVYKYGPRNRNLYKDKGLAVFTSGGDSQGMNAAVRACVRMAIYLGCKAYFIREGYQGMVDGGDNIQEANWASVSSIIHRGGTIIGSARCADFRERAGRLKAANNLVQKGITNLVIIGGDGSLTGANLFRQEWSSLLDELVKNGSITASQQEKNSVLHIVGLVGSIDNDFCGTDMTIGTDSALHRIIEAIDAISSTAYSHQRTFIMEVMGRHCGYLSVVAGVISEADYVFLPEYPPPTDWPDKLVLKLEQERSAGQRLNIVIVAEGAMDREGNPITAEDVKKVIDERLKHDARITVLGHVQRGGNPSAFDRILACRMGAEATLALMEATKDSVPVVISLDGNQAVRVPLMECVERTQAVAKAMKEKRWADAVKLRGRSFERNLETYKMLTRLKPPKECFDAEGKGIEGYRLAVMHIGAPSCGMNAAVRSFVRNAIYRGDVVYGINDGVEGLIAGNVRELGWSDVSGWVGQGGAYLGTKRTLPEGKFKEIAARLKEFKIQGLLIIGGFESYHAAGQIADQRDNYPQFCIPIVVVPATISNNVPGTEFSLGCDTGLNEITEICDRIRQSAQGTKRRVFVIETMGGYCGYLATLAGLAGGADAAYIYEEKFSIKDLQQDVYHMASKMAEGVSRGLILRNEKACENYSTDFIYRLYSEEGKGLFTCRMNILGHMQQGGSPTPFDRNMGTKMAAKCVDWLAEQIKTNINANGEITCKAPDTATLLGIVSRQYRFTPLVDLIGETNFDQRIPKKQWWLRLRPLLRILAKHDSAYEEEGMYITVEEECATDAVA